In a genomic window of Venatoribacter cucullus:
- the murC gene encoding UDP-N-acetylmuramate--L-alanine ligase, producing MRRIRHMHFVGIGGAGMCGIAEVLHNQGYRISGSDLRQSLVTERLENMGIKVHIGHQAAHVDAANVVVVSTAIDAANPEIKAALERRVPVVRRAEMLAELMRFRHGIAVAGTHGKTTTTSMVTSVLAEAGLDPTFVIGGKLNSAGTNARLGASRYLVAEADESDASFLHLQPMVSIVTNIDADHMSTYGGDFETLKNTFIEFLHNLPFYGLAVVCIDDEVVRELLPRISRQTITYGFAEDADYRAVDLQQQGLFTHFTVLRPAGRAPLHITLRMPGQHNVLNALATIAVADDEGVADDDIIRALEKFSGVGRRFTVLGEYPFGERDVMLVDDYGHHPRELEVTIDAIRKGFPERRLVMVFQPHRYSRTRDLYEDFVRVLANADVLLLLEVYPAGEKAIAGADGRSLCGSIRQRGKLDPVFIGRDDSLEAPLKTLLQPGDLLLMQGAGDVGALAQNMAQQLPQWLKEVQV from the coding sequence ATGCGCCGTATCCGGCACATGCATTTTGTCGGTATTGGTGGAGCGGGTATGTGTGGCATTGCCGAGGTGCTGCACAACCAGGGGTATCGTATTTCCGGCTCCGATCTGCGTCAGTCGCTGGTCACCGAGCGTCTGGAAAATATGGGTATTAAAGTACATATAGGCCATCAGGCGGCGCACGTTGATGCAGCCAATGTGGTGGTGGTGTCTACGGCTATTGATGCCGCTAACCCGGAAATTAAAGCGGCACTGGAGCGCCGGGTACCGGTGGTGCGCCGGGCAGAAATGCTGGCTGAATTAATGCGTTTCCGCCACGGCATTGCGGTAGCCGGTACTCATGGTAAAACCACCACCACCAGCATGGTGACGTCGGTGCTGGCCGAGGCCGGACTGGACCCGACTTTTGTGATTGGCGGCAAACTGAACAGCGCCGGTACCAATGCCCGCCTGGGGGCCAGCCGCTATCTGGTGGCCGAAGCCGATGAAAGCGATGCGTCCTTTCTGCATCTGCAGCCCATGGTATCCATTGTTACCAATATTGATGCCGACCATATGAGTACTTACGGCGGTGATTTTGAAACGCTGAAAAATACCTTTATTGAATTTCTGCACAATCTGCCTTTTTATGGTCTGGCCGTAGTGTGCATTGATGATGAAGTCGTGCGCGAATTATTACCCCGCATCAGTCGTCAGACCATTACTTACGGCTTTGCAGAAGATGCCGATTACCGCGCAGTTGACCTGCAGCAACAGGGTTTATTTACCCATTTTACCGTGCTGCGGCCGGCCGGCCGGGCCCCTCTGCACATTACGTTGCGGATGCCGGGCCAGCATAATGTTCTGAATGCGCTGGCCACCATTGCGGTTGCCGATGATGAAGGCGTTGCCGATGACGATATTATCCGGGCGCTGGAAAAATTCTCTGGGGTTGGCCGGCGCTTTACCGTACTGGGTGAATACCCGTTCGGTGAGCGTGATGTGATGCTGGTGGATGATTACGGCCATCATCCGCGGGAACTGGAAGTCACCATCGATGCCATCCGTAAAGGCTTTCCGGAACGGCGTCTGGTGATGGTGTTTCAGCCGCATCGTTACAGCCGCACCCGGGATTTATACGAAGATTTTGTAAGAGTATTGGCCAACGCCGATGTGCTGTTGCTGCTGGAAGTATACCCGGCCGGTGAAAAAGCCATTGCCGGAGCCGATGGCCGTTCGTTATGCGGCAGCATCCGTCAGCGTGGCAAGCTGGATCCGGTCTTTATCGGTCGTGATGATTCTCTGGAAGCGCCGCTGAAAACCCTGCTGCAGCCGGGCGATTTATTATTGATGCAGGGGGCCGGAGACGTCGGCGCACTGGCACAGAATATGGCACAACAATTACCGCAATGGTTAAAAGAGGTTCAGGTATGA
- the murG gene encoding undecaprenyldiphospho-muramoylpentapeptide beta-N-acetylglucosaminyltransferase yields MPEACTVLMMAGGTGGHVFPALAVARELRAAGIDVHWLGTARGIENDLVPAQGLPLHFLDIAGLRGKGVSGLLAAPLRIIRAVWQARRIIKRIKPDVVVGFGGYATGPGGVAARLAGIPLIIHEQNAIAGLTNRLLSRISQRVLQAFPGALPGAVTVGNPVRTDVVALPAPAERFAGRNGQPLQVLVVGGSLGAVALNNVVLQAMQILPPEQRPQLRHQAGKNNATALQQQYQAAGIEAEVLPFIDDMASAYQWADLVICRAGALTVAEIAAAGCAALFVPFPFAVDDHQTANARYLADQKAALLQQQRESDGQKLAAVWQHFAGHKNELQAMAERARALAITTATSDVVQHIKGFCRG; encoded by the coding sequence ATGCCTGAAGCCTGCACCGTTCTGATGATGGCGGGGGGTACCGGTGGCCATGTTTTTCCGGCGCTGGCGGTTGCGCGTGAATTGCGTGCTGCCGGCATCGATGTGCACTGGTTAGGCACCGCCCGTGGTATTGAAAATGATCTGGTGCCGGCACAGGGTTTGCCGCTGCATTTTCTCGATATTGCCGGTCTGCGCGGTAAAGGTGTTAGCGGGTTATTGGCTGCTCCTCTGCGTATTATCCGTGCGGTGTGGCAGGCGCGCCGGATAATTAAGCGGATTAAACCGGATGTGGTGGTCGGTTTTGGTGGTTACGCTACTGGTCCGGGTGGGGTAGCCGCCCGGCTGGCCGGCATTCCGTTGATTATTCATGAACAGAATGCCATTGCCGGGTTAACCAACCGCTTGCTCAGTCGCATCAGTCAGCGGGTGTTGCAGGCTTTTCCCGGCGCGTTACCAGGTGCGGTAACGGTTGGTAATCCGGTGCGTACCGATGTGGTGGCGTTGCCGGCACCGGCTGAGCGTTTTGCCGGCCGCAACGGACAACCACTGCAGGTACTGGTGGTGGGCGGCAGTCTTGGCGCGGTGGCGCTGAATAATGTGGTGCTGCAGGCGATGCAGATTTTACCGCCAGAACAACGTCCGCAGTTGCGTCATCAGGCCGGTAAAAATAATGCCACAGCTTTACAGCAACAGTATCAGGCCGCCGGCATTGAGGCTGAGGTGTTGCCTTTTATTGATGATATGGCGTCCGCTTACCAGTGGGCTGATCTGGTTATTTGCCGTGCCGGTGCGTTAACGGTTGCCGAAATTGCCGCGGCCGGTTGTGCCGCCTTGTTCGTGCCTTTCCCGTTTGCGGTTGACGATCATCAGACTGCAAATGCCCGCTATCTGGCGGATCAGAAGGCGGCTTTGTTGCAGCAACAACGTGAATCAGACGGCCAGAAACTGGCCGCAGTCTGGCAGCATTTTGCCGGCCATAAAAACGAATTACAGGCAATGGCTGAACGTGCCCGGGCACTGGCCATTACCACCGCCACAAGTGATGTGGTGCAACATATCAAGGGGTTTTGCCGTGGTTGA
- the ftsW gene encoding putative lipid II flippase FtsW, which produces MNLQRLHWQHQNPLFFPWLALLMLGWLMVSSASTGIADYYTGNAAYFSIRQGVYLLAGVLALYAVSQISLQRWARLDVWFLLLSVVGLILVFAPVIGHEVNGSRRWLNLGIIKVQASELAKLAAVFYVAGYLVRRQDEVQSSWKGFLKPVGLLLFVVLLLLLEPDFGAVVVLMGAVLTQLFLGGVKAGQFFLALLVTLVLSGIALGAESYRVERLMAYLDPWNPDHVYGTGYQLTQSLIAFGRGEWLGVGLGESVQKLFYLPEAHTDFVFAIWAEETGLLGAVAALGLLVWLLSRIWSVAWQAQQNGHLYAAYIAIGIATLFGLQVLINVGVNIGLLPTKGLTLPFYSYGGSSLLVCCAMVGIVMRIAHETAVPLTETEVAYA; this is translated from the coding sequence ATGAACCTGCAGCGTTTGCACTGGCAGCATCAGAATCCATTATTTTTTCCCTGGCTGGCTTTGTTAATGCTGGGCTGGCTGATGGTCAGTTCTGCTTCCACCGGTATTGCTGATTACTACACCGGCAACGCCGCTTATTTTTCCATTCGCCAGGGCGTTTATTTGCTGGCCGGCGTATTGGCTCTCTACGCCGTCAGCCAGATTTCGTTACAACGCTGGGCCAGACTGGATGTGTGGTTTTTATTGCTGTCTGTGGTTGGTCTGATTCTGGTGTTTGCCCCTGTTATTGGCCATGAAGTGAACGGCAGCCGGCGCTGGCTGAATCTGGGAATTATTAAAGTACAGGCCTCTGAGCTGGCGAAGCTGGCAGCGGTATTCTATGTCGCCGGATATCTGGTCCGCCGTCAGGATGAAGTGCAAAGCAGCTGGAAAGGTTTTTTAAAGCCGGTGGGATTGCTGTTGTTTGTGGTCTTGCTGTTATTGCTGGAACCGGATTTTGGTGCCGTTGTGGTGTTAATGGGCGCGGTGCTGACGCAGCTGTTTTTAGGTGGGGTAAAGGCCGGGCAGTTTTTCCTGGCATTGCTGGTGACGTTAGTGCTCAGTGGCATCGCCCTGGGGGCTGAAAGCTACCGGGTTGAACGTTTAATGGCATACCTTGATCCCTGGAATCCGGATCATGTTTACGGTACCGGTTACCAGTTAACGCAGTCACTAATTGCCTTTGGCCGTGGTGAGTGGCTGGGTGTCGGGCTGGGTGAAAGCGTACAGAAATTATTTTATCTGCCGGAAGCGCATACCGATTTTGTGTTCGCTATCTGGGCGGAAGAAACCGGTTTACTGGGCGCCGTGGCAGCATTGGGCTTACTGGTCTGGCTGCTGTCCCGTATCTGGTCTGTGGCCTGGCAGGCACAACAGAATGGCCATTTATATGCAGCTTATATCGCCATTGGCATTGCCACCTTATTTGGTCTGCAGGTGCTGATTAACGTCGGCGTTAATATTGGTTTATTACCCACCAAAGGCTTAACCCTGCCGTTTTACAGTTACGGCGGCAGCAGTTTGCTGGTGTGCTGTGCCATGGTTGGTATTGTGATGCGAATTGCGCATGAGACCGCTGTTCCGCTGACAGAAACGGAGGTGGCCTATGCCTGA
- the murD gene encoding UDP-N-acetylmuramoyl-L-alanine--D-glutamate ligase, with translation MTAIHTINKRMIVGLGMTGLSAARWCQRQGYAFDLCDTRTQVPGLAAVKAEFPRATIFTGPLQADILSAYDQLIVSPGVAIHEPAIQAAAAAGAEISGDVQLFAERCQQPIIAITGSNGKSTVTTLVGELLAAAGKQVAVGGNIGVPVLDLPAAEIYVLELSSFQLETTRNLNAAAAVILNLSEDHLDRYDGMAGYLQAKQRIFQGCRLAVVNRDDAATSAPAGTAVIRFGLDAPVAGAFGLQRVQNESWIVLGEQPVIAASELKIKGQHNLANVMAALALVQAVGVAPQTVLPALRQFAGLEHRCQWLGQREGVSFYNDSKGTNVGSTLAAINGLGPEINGKIWLLAGGEGKGQDFKPLADSCHQYAAAVLTFGADGGKISAAVNGHCPTENFATLDDAFATALQHAQNGDVILLSPACASFDQFRNYVQRGEYFRTLVEAQL, from the coding sequence ATGACTGCCATTCACACCATTAACAAACGCATGATTGTCGGTCTGGGTATGACCGGGCTGTCGGCTGCGCGCTGGTGTCAGCGTCAGGGCTATGCGTTTGATTTGTGTGATACCCGCACGCAAGTGCCGGGTCTGGCGGCGGTAAAGGCAGAATTTCCCCGGGCCACTATTTTTACCGGCCCGCTGCAGGCGGATATTTTATCGGCGTACGACCAGTTAATTGTCAGCCCCGGAGTGGCCATTCATGAGCCGGCTATTCAGGCGGCAGCTGCGGCCGGCGCCGAGATCAGCGGTGACGTGCAATTATTTGCCGAGCGTTGTCAGCAACCCATTATTGCCATTACCGGTTCTAACGGTAAAAGCACCGTGACCACGCTGGTGGGTGAATTATTAGCCGCGGCCGGTAAGCAGGTGGCCGTGGGCGGCAACATTGGTGTGCCAGTGCTGGATTTACCGGCGGCGGAAATCTATGTGCTGGAGTTATCCAGTTTTCAGCTGGAAACCACCCGCAACCTCAATGCCGCGGCTGCCGTTATTCTGAATCTGAGTGAAGATCATCTGGACCGTTACGACGGTATGGCGGGTTATCTGCAGGCCAAGCAGCGTATTTTTCAGGGCTGCCGGCTGGCGGTTGTTAATCGTGACGATGCTGCCACGTCCGCCCCGGCTGGCACCGCGGTAATCCGTTTTGGTCTGGATGCTCCGGTTGCCGGCGCTTTTGGTTTACAGCGTGTTCAGAATGAAAGCTGGATTGTACTGGGTGAACAACCGGTTATTGCGGCGTCAGAATTAAAAATCAAAGGTCAGCATAATCTGGCCAATGTGATGGCCGCACTGGCTCTGGTGCAGGCGGTGGGTGTGGCGCCACAGACGGTACTGCCGGCGTTGCGGCAGTTTGCCGGGCTGGAACATCGTTGTCAGTGGTTGGGGCAGCGCGAGGGGGTGAGTTTTTATAATGATTCCAAAGGCACCAATGTCGGTTCAACCCTGGCGGCCATTAACGGTCTGGGGCCGGAAATTAACGGTAAAATATGGTTGCTGGCCGGTGGTGAAGGCAAGGGCCAGGATTTTAAACCGCTGGCGGATTCCTGCCATCAGTACGCTGCCGCGGTACTGACCTTTGGTGCCGACGGTGGCAAAATTTCTGCCGCTGTTAACGGCCATTGTCCGACGGAAAATTTTGCCACGCTGGATGACGCCTTTGCCACCGCCCTGCAGCACGCCCAAAACGGCGACGTAATTTTATTATCCCCGGCCTGCGCCAGTTTTGATCAGTTCCGCAACTATGTGCAGCGCGGTGAGTATTTTCGCACCTTAGTGGAGGCGCAGTTATGA
- the mraY gene encoding phospho-N-acetylmuramoyl-pentapeptide-transferase, translating into MLLWLGDWLAQYHTGFAVVNYLTLRAILSVITALLVALLLGPLVIRKLREYQIGQAIREVGPKSHLSKAGTPTMGGVLILLSIAVSTLLWGNLENRFVWVVLLVTLAFGAIGWVDDYRKVVEKNSRGLPGRWKYFWQSVLALITGAYLFYSAQSPQETQLVVPFLKDVMPQLGLLFILLTYFVIVGSSNAVNLTDGLDGLAIMPTVMVGAALGVCAYLAGNVNFANYLHIPYIAGAGELVVFCAAIVGAGIGFLWFNTYPAQVFMGDVGSLALGAALGVVAVIVRQEIVLFIMGGIFVAETVSVILQVASFKMTGKRIFRMAPLHHHYELKGWPEPRVIVRFWIITIILVLVGLATLKIR; encoded by the coding sequence ATGTTGCTATGGCTGGGAGACTGGTTAGCTCAGTACCACACCGGATTTGCGGTGGTTAATTATTTAACCCTGCGGGCTATTTTGTCGGTTATTACCGCCTTGCTGGTGGCGTTACTGCTGGGGCCGCTGGTTATCCGCAAATTACGTGAATATCAGATTGGTCAGGCGATCCGTGAAGTGGGGCCAAAATCCCATCTCAGCAAAGCCGGTACGCCGACCATGGGCGGCGTATTAATTCTGCTGTCCATCGCCGTCAGTACCTTGCTGTGGGGCAATCTGGAAAACCGCTTTGTCTGGGTCGTACTGCTGGTGACGCTGGCGTTCGGTGCCATTGGTTGGGTGGATGATTACCGTAAAGTGGTGGAAAAAAATTCCCGTGGTTTACCGGGACGCTGGAAGTATTTCTGGCAGTCAGTGCTGGCGCTGATTACCGGCGCGTATTTGTTTTACAGCGCCCAAAGCCCACAGGAAACCCAGCTGGTGGTGCCGTTTCTGAAAGATGTGATGCCGCAGCTGGGGCTGCTGTTTATTCTGCTTACCTATTTTGTCATCGTTGGTTCCAGCAATGCGGTCAACCTAACCGATGGTCTGGATGGTCTGGCCATTATGCCCACCGTCATGGTGGGTGCGGCGCTGGGCGTGTGCGCGTACTTAGCGGGTAACGTCAATTTTGCTAATTATCTGCACATTCCGTATATCGCCGGTGCAGGGGAACTGGTGGTGTTCTGCGCCGCCATTGTCGGTGCCGGTATCGGTTTCCTGTGGTTTAACACCTACCCGGCACAGGTATTTATGGGGGATGTCGGATCGCTGGCCTTAGGCGCTGCACTGGGCGTGGTCGCGGTCATCGTGCGGCAGGAAATTGTGCTGTTTATTATGGGCGGTATTTTTGTGGCTGAAACCGTCTCCGTTATTTTGCAGGTAGCCTCGTTCAAAATGACCGGTAAGCGTATTTTCCGGATGGCGCCGCTGCATCACCATTACGAATTAAAAGGCTGGCCGGAGCCGCGGGTTATTGTCCGCTTCTGGATCATCACCATTATTCTGGTGCTGGTCGGTCTGGCCACATTAAAAATCCGTTAA
- a CDS encoding UDP-N-acetylmuramoyl-tripeptide--D-alanyl-D-alanine ligase: MLKSFTVQEIAAVTGAQVVADADLMVTGISTDSRTVQPGDLYVALRGERFDGHDFIAPAGNAGAVAALVETAQANAGIVQLQVANTLQALGELAGYNRSLFNGPVVAVTGSAGKTSVKQLMHSVLSQQFNTWMTQGNLNNHIGAPLSLLALQPQHEAAVIELGASGAGEIAYTAQWVKPVVGIITNAAEAHIEGFGSLEGVMQTKGELLDFIQPGGVAVLNADDPFYSRWSQRAADKQQLSFGFSAAADVRAQNIQTDLQGSHFTLLFGAQQWPVNLPLLGEHNIRNALAVAAAGFALQLPAEAIIAGLQSAGAVAGRLQWVSGAQGQRILNDAYNANPASVKAAIHVLKHAPRSWLVLGDMAELGADAVQQHADIGVYARRQGIQHVLATGPLSKATTDAFGAGAHWFATQNDLVRFLQQQTNQQDVILVKGSRSAGMDQVVTALQKNSEEH, from the coding sequence ATGCTTAAGTCTTTTACGGTGCAGGAAATTGCAGCGGTTACCGGTGCTCAGGTAGTGGCTGATGCTGACCTGATGGTAACCGGTATCAGCACTGACAGCCGCACGGTTCAGCCGGGTGATCTGTATGTGGCGCTGCGTGGCGAGCGTTTTGATGGCCATGATTTTATTGCACCGGCCGGTAACGCCGGTGCCGTCGCGGCACTGGTTGAAACAGCACAGGCCAATGCCGGCATCGTACAGCTGCAGGTGGCCAATACACTGCAGGCGCTGGGTGAACTTGCCGGTTATAACCGTTCGCTGTTTAACGGCCCGGTAGTGGCAGTTACCGGCAGTGCCGGTAAAACCAGCGTTAAACAATTAATGCACAGTGTACTGAGCCAACAGTTCAATACCTGGATGACGCAAGGCAACCTGAATAACCATATCGGCGCCCCGTTATCCTTGCTGGCGTTACAGCCGCAGCATGAAGCGGCGGTAATTGAATTAGGTGCCAGCGGTGCCGGCGAAATTGCCTACACCGCGCAGTGGGTAAAACCTGTGGTGGGCATTATTACCAATGCCGCGGAAGCGCATATTGAAGGCTTTGGCAGCCTGGAAGGGGTAATGCAGACCAAAGGTGAATTACTGGATTTTATTCAGCCCGGTGGTGTTGCGGTACTGAATGCTGATGATCCGTTTTACAGCCGCTGGTCTCAGCGCGCGGCGGATAAACAGCAACTGAGTTTTGGTTTCAGCGCTGCTGCTGATGTGCGGGCACAGAATATCCAGACCGATTTGCAGGGCAGCCATTTCACGTTGTTATTTGGCGCACAGCAATGGCCGGTGAATTTACCGCTGCTGGGTGAGCACAATATCCGTAACGCCCTGGCTGTGGCCGCTGCAGGATTTGCTCTGCAATTGCCGGCGGAAGCAATTATTGCCGGTTTGCAGAGTGCCGGTGCAGTGGCCGGCCGTTTGCAATGGGTAAGCGGTGCGCAGGGGCAGCGTATTCTGAATGACGCCTATAACGCCAACCCGGCTTCGGTTAAAGCCGCTATTCATGTACTGAAGCACGCCCCGCGCAGTTGGTTGGTGCTGGGTGATATGGCCGAGCTTGGCGCCGATGCCGTGCAGCAACATGCGGATATCGGTGTATATGCCCGTCGTCAGGGAATTCAGCATGTGCTGGCCACCGGGCCGCTGAGCAAAGCTACCACGGACGCATTTGGTGCCGGAGCGCACTGGTTCGCAACCCAAAATGATTTGGTGCGATTTTTACAACAACAGACCAACCAGCAGGATGTCATTCTGGTGAAAGGGTCGCGCAGTGCCGGTATGGATCAGGTTGTTACCGCACTGCAAAAAAATTCAGAGGAACACTGA
- a CDS encoding UDP-N-acetylmuramoyl-L-alanyl-D-glutamate--2,6-diaminopimelate ligase, which produces MKLTELIAGDFFLPPEWNREFNHIVTDSRDVQKGDVFIARRGLSVHGDEYIQAAIANGAVAVLAEGDMGFRCESSPHFPMVPVFLAPEVGSHLQQWLYRRYDPSAMQLIAVTGTNGKSSVTQYIAQLAELCGVPCGVLGTLGNGRWGDLQPTRNTTADLAVILRQLEQLQQQGVNLVALEVSSHGLQQERVAGLSFAVSVLTNITQDHLDYHGSMEQYVAAKRRLFTDYSAAHALINTEGEYGRLLAAGKNLRAPVTTYGHDTDAQIRYQLLALDMQGMHAELTTPWGIAQLVLPLIGEFNLANVCAAITVLSWQGQDFNALCAAASRLQAVAGRMELYVKDNAPLAVVDFAHTPDALRNVLEALRAWQRPLTTVFGCGGERDRSKRPLMAAVVKELSQQVWLTDDNPRHENPQQIFNDVLAGVAGINTEHDRRQAIVKALAATTTDGIVLIAGKGHEHYQDIAGVKHPYRDADVLLQQGYRRAGVQHA; this is translated from the coding sequence ATGAAGCTGACTGAATTAATTGCCGGTGATTTCTTTCTGCCACCGGAATGGAATCGTGAATTTAACCATATTGTTACCGACAGCCGCGATGTACAGAAAGGCGATGTGTTTATTGCCCGTCGTGGCTTGAGTGTTCATGGTGATGAATATATTCAGGCTGCCATCGCCAATGGCGCTGTAGCCGTGCTGGCCGAAGGCGATATGGGTTTTCGCTGTGAAAGCAGCCCGCATTTTCCCATGGTGCCGGTCTTTCTGGCGCCGGAAGTTGGCAGTCACCTGCAGCAATGGCTGTACCGCCGTTATGACCCTTCCGCTATGCAATTAATAGCGGTTACCGGCACCAATGGTAAAAGCTCTGTTACTCAATACATTGCTCAACTGGCGGAATTATGCGGTGTGCCCTGTGGTGTGTTGGGCACCCTGGGTAATGGTCGCTGGGGCGATCTGCAACCGACCCGTAATACCACCGCCGATCTGGCCGTAATTTTGCGCCAGCTGGAACAATTACAGCAGCAGGGCGTGAACCTTGTGGCGCTGGAAGTGTCTTCGCATGGCCTGCAGCAGGAACGGGTGGCAGGGTTATCCTTTGCGGTATCGGTGTTAACCAACATTACTCAGGATCATCTGGATTATCACGGCAGCATGGAACAGTACGTCGCTGCCAAACGCCGGTTGTTCACCGATTACAGCGCGGCTCACGCGCTGATTAATACCGAGGGTGAATATGGCCGCTTGCTGGCCGCCGGAAAAAATCTGCGCGCTCCGGTAACCACCTACGGCCATGATACGGATGCGCAAATCCGTTATCAGCTGCTGGCGCTGGATATGCAGGGCATGCATGCGGAATTAACCACGCCCTGGGGCATTGCTCAGCTGGTGTTGCCATTAATTGGTGAATTTAATCTGGCCAATGTCTGTGCCGCTATTACTGTGCTGAGCTGGCAGGGCCAGGATTTCAATGCCTTGTGTGCCGCAGCATCGCGCTTACAGGCAGTAGCCGGACGGATGGAATTATACGTAAAAGACAATGCCCCGCTGGCAGTGGTGGATTTTGCCCATACTCCGGATGCGTTGCGTAATGTGCTGGAAGCCCTGCGTGCATGGCAGCGTCCTTTGACCACAGTATTTGGTTGTGGTGGCGAGCGTGATCGCAGCAAGCGGCCATTAATGGCGGCGGTGGTTAAAGAACTGAGCCAGCAGGTGTGGCTGACCGACGATAATCCGCGCCATGAAAATCCACAGCAGATCTTTAACGATGTACTGGCCGGTGTTGCGGGTATTAATACCGAACATGATCGTCGTCAGGCCATCGTTAAAGCACTGGCGGCAACGACCACCGACGGCATTGTACTGATTGCCGGCAAGGGCCATGAACATTATCAGGATATTGCCGGGGTTAAACATCCTTACCGGGATGCGGATGTGTTGTTGCAGCAGGGCTATCGGCGCGCCGGAGTACAGCATGCTTAA
- a CDS encoding peptidoglycan D,D-transpeptidase FtsI family protein produces MNAQPRKQEPQPQGITRWRFRLVLGMFALLLLAVLVRLVMLHTVEQPFLFEQGEKRTVRTEVQPAMRGMITDRFGKPLAVSTPVVNLWLNPQQVNVQQLPAVAVDLGINVRELVRRTERAAAAGRSFLYLRRQVEPALAQQVLDRRVAGVYGEDDFRRFYPAAEVTAHTLGIVNIDGRGQEGLELAYDAYLQGKPGSRQVVKDLYGNVIKQLQVRDVAQPGGDLQLTLDLRLQYLAYRELKAAVNQHKASSGSAVLLDARSGDVLALVSQPSYNPNNRAALRPEHMRNRAVADLIEPGSTIKPFTVAAALMSGRYSPGTEVNTAPGFMRIRNKTIRDHRNYGVLDITGVITKSSNIGVVKLAHQMGAESLWQFFTQAGIGQASVLGFPGEAISQMPYPEQMDNLRLATVSYGYGLAMSPLQLAYAYTNFTQGACHKPLRLVMEQGVAMPCQPVMSEKVARQMLDMLETVISKAGTGSRAAVPGYRAGGKTGTAHKVGGSGYKDDVYTAVFSGIAPVSDPDLVLVVVIDEPKGREYYGGEVAAPVFSRIMEQALRLRQVAPDDGSVKNLQMAGGPA; encoded by the coding sequence ATGAACGCTCAGCCGCGTAAACAGGAACCACAACCACAAGGCATTACCCGCTGGCGTTTCAGGCTGGTGCTGGGCATGTTTGCGTTGTTGTTGCTGGCGGTGCTGGTGCGGCTGGTGATGCTGCACACCGTGGAACAGCCGTTCCTGTTTGAACAGGGCGAAAAGCGTACGGTACGTACCGAGGTTCAGCCGGCCATGCGCGGCATGATTACCGATCGTTTTGGTAAGCCGCTGGCCGTCAGTACGCCGGTGGTGAACCTGTGGCTGAATCCGCAGCAGGTGAATGTGCAGCAGTTGCCTGCCGTGGCTGTTGACCTGGGCATAAACGTACGCGAACTGGTGCGCCGTACGGAGCGGGCCGCCGCGGCCGGACGTTCCTTTTTATACCTGCGCCGGCAAGTGGAGCCAGCGCTGGCGCAGCAGGTACTGGACCGCCGGGTGGCCGGTGTTTATGGCGAAGATGATTTCCGCCGTTTTTATCCGGCTGCCGAAGTCACCGCGCACACACTGGGTATTGTGAATATTGACGGTCGTGGCCAGGAAGGTCTGGAGCTGGCCTACGATGCGTATTTGCAGGGTAAGCCCGGTTCCCGGCAGGTGGTTAAAGACTTATACGGCAATGTTATCAAGCAGCTGCAGGTACGCGACGTGGCACAGCCGGGCGGTGATCTGCAGCTGACGCTGGATCTGCGTCTGCAGTATCTGGCCTACCGGGAATTAAAAGCGGCCGTAAATCAGCATAAAGCCAGTTCCGGCAGCGCGGTATTGCTGGATGCGCGCAGCGGCGATGTGCTGGCCCTGGTCAGTCAGCCGTCTTATAACCCGAATAACCGCGCGGCCTTACGGCCGGAACATATGCGTAACCGCGCCGTTGCCGATTTAATTGAACCTGGCTCGACCATTAAGCCTTTTACCGTGGCGGCGGCATTAATGTCCGGCCGTTACTCCCCTGGCACTGAAGTCAATACCGCGCCGGGGTTTATGCGTATCCGCAATAAAACCATCCGCGATCACCGTAATTACGGCGTGCTGGATATTACCGGTGTGATTACCAAATCCAGCAATATTGGTGTGGTGAAGCTGGCGCATCAAATGGGTGCGGAATCCTTGTGGCAGTTTTTTACTCAGGCCGGTATCGGTCAGGCCAGTGTGCTGGGGTTTCCCGGCGAAGCCATCAGTCAGATGCCCTATCCGGAGCAGATGGATAATTTACGTCTGGCCACTGTTTCTTATGGCTACGGTCTGGCCATGTCACCGCTGCAGTTAGCCTATGCCTACACCAATTTTACCCAGGGTGCCTGCCATAAGCCGCTGCGGCTGGTGATGGAGCAGGGGGTGGCAATGCCCTGTCAGCCGGTAATGTCGGAAAAAGTGGCCCGCCAGATGCTGGATATGCTGGAAACCGTTATTTCCAAAGCCGGCACCGGCAGTCGCGCCGCTGTGCCGGGTTACCGTGCCGGGGGCAAAACCGGTACGGCGCATAAAGTCGGTGGCAGTGGTTACAAAGACGATGTTTATACCGCGGTATTTTCCGGTATTGCGCCGGTGTCTGATCCGGATCTGGTGCTGGTGGTGGTGATTGATGAGCCGAAAGGTCGTGAGTATTACGGCGGTGAAGTCGCAGCGCCGGTATTTTCACGGATTATGGAACAGGCGCTGCGCTTGCGTCAGGTGGCGCCGGATGATGGCAGTGTAAAAAACTTACAGATGGCGGGAGGTCCGGCATGA